In the Desulfitobacterium hafniense DCB-2 genome, ACAGCAGCTGGAGTCAGGTCGAGAACCAGCTTCAGCGCCGAGCGGATCTCATTCCGAATCTGGTCAATACCGTCAAAGGATATGCTGAACATGAAAGTGAAGTGTTTACGGATGTAGCTGACGCCAGATCCCGACTGATCGGGGCAGGTAGTGTGGGAGAAGCTGCTGAGGCGGACGCAGCGCTAAGCAGTGCCTTGAGCCGATTGCTGGCTATCTCTGAAAGTTATCCTCAGTTAAAGGCTGACGCTAATTTCCGGGCGTTGCAGGATGAATTGGCAGGAACGGAAAACCGCATTGCCACAGCACGCATGGACTATAATAATGAGGTTCAATCCTATAATACGAAGATAAAACATTTTCCCACTAATCTTTATGCGGGGATTCTTGGTTTTGACGAGAGAGAGTATTTTAAGGCTGATGCGAGCGCATATGAGGCTCCTACCGTGGACTTTTCCAAGTAACAACCTATTCAGACGACAATATCAAATAGGTTAGAATGAAGGGAATGAAGCCCATGAAGAGGAAACTCCTGCTTGCCGGATTGGTACTGTTCTTCCTTACTTTAGCTTTTCCTTTGCAGGCGACTACCCCTTCGATCCCGCAGCCCACCCGTGATTTTTTTGTGCTGGATGAAGCCAATGTTCTCGACTCAAACACTGAGAGAATTATTGTCCAAAACTCGGCGGAATTGGAGAAAAGGACCAAGGCACAGATCGTAGTGGTTACAGTCAACGATCTGAAAGGATATGGGCCGGAAGAATATGCTCTATCCATCTTGAGAGAATGGGGGATCGGTGATAAAAAGCTAAACAACGGGTTACTGATCTTAGTATCCCCTACGGAGGGGGAGGCCAGGATAGAGGTGGGTTATGGCTTGGAAGGGGCTCTTCCCGATGCTAAAACCGGCCAAATTCAAGATGAATACATGATTCCCTATTTTCAAGAAGGAGATTATAACCAAGGCATCTTAAATGGTTATCGAGCCTTTGTTCAGGAAGTTGCTAAAGAGTATCAAGTTGTGATGAATATTGACTCTCCTAAGGCTTTGTCTACTTCGTCTGATTATGGAGATGGAACCGATACTTTTGCTTCCCTGCCTCTTGGGGTTAAAATTCTAGCCTTTTTCGGTATCGTTTTCCTATTTTATATTGACCACCGTTATTTTAACGGCTTTATCTTCGGCATGATTATCGGCATGCTCATGAGAGGTGGCCGCGGTGGCGGAGGCGGAGGAGGATTCGGAGGCGGTGGGGGTTCCGGCGGTGGCGGAGGCAGTACACGACGTTGGTAATAACTCATTGCAAGCTTGACCTTCTTGACACCTTAAGATTAAGGTGCTATGATGCAAAAAAGAGAATAGTATTGGGGAGCTGGAAAACGGCTGAGAGGGAAACGAGTGTTTCCGACCCATTGACCTGATCTAGGTAATGCTAGCGGAGGGACTTAGGATACATGAGCTTCTGGCTCCATGTCCTGAATTGTTTGGGAAAACCTTCTGATTGCAGAAGGTTTTTTATTATGCATTACCCTCCTCAAGTGTAAAATGAAGAGGAAAGAAGGAGAAAAAGAAATGATTAATGCAAGTGTAGCTATTCAAGTATTACCGGCTGTGGAAGGACAAGAAGTGATCCGTGTGGTGGACAAGGTCATTGAATATTTAAAATCCTCAGGTCTTAATGTCTACGTAGGTCCTTTTGAAACGACTGTTGAAGGGGAATACGATCAACTTATGGAAATGGTTAAACACTGCCAGCTAATCTGCATTGAAGAAGGGGCACCCAGTGTCATGTCCTATGTAAAAATTAGCTATAAGCCGGAAGGCGGGATTTGGACCATTGATGAAAAGGTTACAAAGCATCACCAATAAGCTTTACCCAACGGCTGTACTTCTGATCTTGCTTATCTTCTGGTATCTGGTGACTCTTCTTGAAATGGTGCCAAAATTCATGCTACCATCCCCTGGGGATGTGATTCGGGCTTTAGCAGGTTCTTTTCCTGAGCTTATGAAGCACGCCCAGATCACCTTGACGGAGGCTTTCATAGGATTAGCTCTTAGTATTCTTTTGGCTTTTTGGATTGCGCTTTTGATGGATCGTTTCGATGCTCTTTATAAAGCCTTCCATCCTATCCTGGTAATTACTCAGACTATTCCCACGGTAGCCATAGCCCCTTTGTTGGTGTTATGGCTGGGCTATGATATGGCGCCGAAGATTACGCTTGTTGTTCTGACCTGTTTTTTCCCTATGACCATTGCTCTTTTAGGTGGATTTAAATCGTCGGATCAAGACGCTATGAATCTCATGCGAGCTATGGGGGCTAAAAAGTGGCAGATCTACCGGTATATTAAGCTGCCTAATGCTCTGCCCGGCTTTTTCTCAGGTTTACGTATCTCGGTGTCCTATTCTATTGTCGGCGCAGTTATTGCTGAATGGCTGGGAGGAAACAGTGGTCTTGGCGTGTATATGACCCGGGTCAGAAAATCCTATTCTTTTGATAAAATGTTCGCGGTGATTTTTTTGATCATCATATTGAGCTTAGTGCTTATGAAATGTGTGGAGCTTTTGGAACGAAAAGCTATGCCCTGGGCACAGACCGGGGAACAGCAAAATGAAGGCTGAGGGCCGAATAGTGTTTAAGGAGAATGTTGAGATATGAAAAAGCGATGCATAGCAATTCTTATGAGCGTCTTTGTGGTTTTAGGATTAGCGGGGTGTGGTGTTCAGAACAATACGATCAACACTGGGAATGAACAGCAAGGTGCACAAGAAAATAAGAAAGTCACCTTTGTCCTGGACTGGACACCGAATACTAATCACACCGGCGTCTATGTGGCTAAAGAATTAGGCTATTTCCAAGAATCAGGTTTAGAGGTGGATATTGTACAGCCACCTGAAGGGGGAGCACTACCATTGGTAGCTGCCGGAAAAGCTGAATTTTGTGTAACCTTCCAGGAGGAACTTGCAGCTGCTCTTACCTCAGACAGTCCCCTGGATATGGTAGCCGTAGGGACTATTTTGCAGCATAATACTTCGGGAATTATCTCCTTGAAGGAAGATAACATTACCAGACCGAAGGATATGGAGAACAAGGTCTATGCCACTTGGGATTCTCCTGTGGAAAAAGCCATTATTAAACAAGTCATCGAGAAAGACGGCGGTAAATATGAGGCTATCAGAATGATTCCTAATACAGTAACAGATGTGATCTCGGCTTTGAAAACCGATGTGGACGCTATTTGGGTGTATTATGGATGGGATGGCGTGGCAACAGAGGTGAAAGGCCTGGATACCAATTATTTTGCGTTCAAAGATATTGACCCTGTCTTAGACTTTTATACCCCGGTCATAGCTGCCAGTCCTCTGTATTTGGAAAAAAACCAGGACACAGCCAAATCATTTTTAGCTGCTGTAGCCAAAGGGTATGAATACGCTATAGCACATCCCGAAGAAGCCGCTGAAATTCTGGTCAAACATGCCCCGGAATTGGATCAGGAGCTTATAAAAGCCAGCCAAAAGTATTTGGCCAGGGAATATAAGGCTGAAGCAGAGCGGTGGGGATTCATCGATCAGGCCCGTTGGGATAATTTTTATGCTTGGATGGCAGATAATCAATTGATCTCCAAAAGGATTGAACCAGGACAAGGTTTTACCAATGCCTACCTACCGCAGTAAGATGGATAAGATAAAGCTTGAGACGCAAAATATCTCAAAGGGTTTTGCGGGAGAATTAACGATTAAAGACATCAATATCAGGCTCGGTGAAAAGGAGCTGGTAAGCCTCCTGGGAGTAAGCGGCATCGGCAAAAGCACTCTTTTTAATGTTATCGCCGGTGTCCTTACCCCTGATTCAGGACGAGTGCTTCTCAACGCTCAGGATATTACGGGTCAGGCCGGTAAAGTAAGCTATATGCAGCAAAAGGACTTGATGCAGCCTCATTTGACTGTGTTGGATAATGTGGCCCTCCCTCTTTTCATTCGGGGAGTAAAGAAGAGCCAAGCCCGTGAAGAGGCCTTCAGCCATTTCAAGGAGTTCGGGTTGGAAGGGGCCGAGAAGAAGTACCCCGCCCAGCTTTCCGGAGGAATGCGGCAAAGAGCGGCCTTGCTCAGAACCTATATGTTCTCTCGCGATGTAGCTCTCTTTGACGAACCTTTTTCCGCCCTGGATGCCATTACTAAGAGCTCCATGCATCGCTGGTATTTGGATCTCATGGGCCGAATCGACATGTCTGCTTTATTCATTACCCATGATATCGATGAAGCCATCCTGCTTTCCGACCGGGTGTACATTATGACCGGGCCCCCAGGAAGGCTCGCCCATGAGATTATTATCGATACCCTGCGGCCCCGGGGAGAAGAATTCCGGATATCTGATGCTTTTATGGGGTACAAGAGACAGATCATTAAGTTATTAAGCTAATAGGATTTACTACCCAAGCTCTATGAAAAGTAGAGCTTGGGTGTTTTATTTTAAAGGACTTTTTAAAATTTCCTAGAAATCTTGTATGAAATCATGTCTTTGGTACACCTGTAGAAGGGATGTGGAGCCAATGTCCAACCCTAAAACAATACCAGATCTTGATCGATTTGCTTTTTTTCACGGATTACCTCCTGCTTTTCTCCAGACCTGGAAAAGAAATTTCAGTAGGATGAGCTTCGCAAAGAGGCAAAGATTAGTTTTCCCCTCTTCCTGTTCGGATGTAATTTTCTTTGTTCTTTCTGGCAAGGTAAAAATTGCTTATACATCAGAAGATGGTAAGGAATTTGCTATTGCGATTCTTTCGGCAGGGGAGGTCTATAGCGAACATTCCTTAGCGTTGGCAACAGCCATCGAAAAAACAGAAGTTCTATATGTCAGTATGGCTGACTTTAAAGCTATGATGGATGAATGTCCGGAACTGGCCCGGCATTTGGTCCGCCTTCTGGGTAAAATTCTTCGCCTAACCAATGATTTGATTGTTGATTTAGCTTTTCGTGAGACCTCCTCCCGTCTGGCGCGTGTTTTTCGGCGTACCATGCAGGGTAAGAATGATAATGCTATTTACCTTACCCATGAGGAACTGGCATCTCTTAGCGGAAGTACACGCCAGACGATCAATGAAATCTTACGCCATTGGGAGCAGCAGGGGATCGTGGCTTTGCACCGGGGATATGTGGTGCTATTACTGCCTGAGCGACTATGGGAGAAGATCAGTCATGAATATTCATAATGAAGGGGCTTAGATTAAAAGGTACTGTTTCAGTACCTTTTGTATTTGCATTTGCTTCCCTAATCTGCCGCAAGCGGTATAAATAAAATATTCATATGTTTCGATTTAATGTCGCCAAGCTGACGGTAATTATCTGAATATTGTAATAGTATAGAGTTGTCAGAATTAGCTTGTGTATTTTTAGGTAAGGAGGGATAACGTGAAACAATTACTGGTACGCACAGAGCATTGTCTGGGATGTAAAAGCTGTGAATTGGCCTGTGCTGTGGCTCATTCCCAATCCAAGCAATTGTTTGCAGCAATCTTTGAGTCTGAACGCCCACTAAAAAGAGTCTTTGTGGAGACGGATGGGGAAGTGATTATGCCCCTGCAATGCCGGCAATGTTCAGACACACCTTGTGTTTATGGATGTATGGCTGGGGCCATGAGGATTGATTCTACGACCGGTTTAGTACAGGTTAAGCCGGAAAAATGTGTCGGTTGTTGGATGTGTGTTATGGTCTGTCCCTTCGGGGTTATTACGGAAGGGCCTGACCATCAGGTTGTAAAATGCGATCGTTGTCGGGAGTTAGCCTATGAACCGGCTTGTGTTTCGGCATGTCCGACGAAGGCCCTGCAATTTGTGGAAGTGGATGGATACGCAAGGGAAATACGGAAGTCTTGGATGAACCATCTTAAGGAGGTTGGTAACCATGCTTAATGTACGCAGCATTGATCCGGCGGCCCAGGATCTCATAAAAAAGGCCCATAAGGATGGAATTGAAACCGTTTGGGATCGCTATGATAAACAACAACCTCAGTGCGGATTTGGAAGTTTAGGAGTCTGCTGCCGTCACTGTATTCAAGGACCTTGCCGGATCGATCCCTTTGGGCAAGGCCCGGATAAAGGAATTTGCGGCGCTACAGCTGATGTGATCGTGGCTCGGAACTTGCTTCGCCAGGTGGCTGCCGGGGCTGCAGCCCATGTGGATCATGCTTATGATGCCGTAGAAGCTCTAGAGCTGGCGGCCCAAGGCAAAATCGATTATCCTATAGCAGATGCCGGAAAGTTGAAGGCGGTCGCGTCAGGATTAGGAATAGATAGTGAAGGTAAAGAACCTGATGCGTTAGCTTTGGAAGTGGTTCGTGTAGCCTATGGAGATATGGGAAACCATCATAATCGTCCTATGAAATGGGTGAGTGCCCATGCACCAAAACAACGTCTCGAGGTATGGGAGTCTTTAGGGATCATACCCCGGAATCCGGATCGGGAAATTCGGGAGGCCATGCATCAGACCACTATGGGAATGGATGCAGATCCGGTAAACCTTCTTTTAGCGACGGCTAAGCAGGGATTGGTGGATGGCTACGCCGGCCTAAAGCTGGCAACAGATATGCAGGATATTTTATTCGGAACACCGGCTCCTGTGGTGACCGAAGCCAATTTAGGAGTACTTAAAGAGGATTATGTAAACCTGATCGTTCATGGCCATGTTCCCCTTCTTTCCGAAAAAATTGTCCAGTGGGCGAAGACTCTTTCTCCTGAAGCAGAGGCAGTGGGAGCCAAAGGAGTCCAGGTGGCTGGAATCTGCTGCACAGGCAATGAAGTTCTCATGCGTCAAGGAGTTCCTTTGGCTACGAATTACCTTGCTCAAGAATTGGCTATTGTCACCGGGGCAGTGGATGCCATGGTCGTCGATGTCCAATGCATTATGCCCTCCTTGAGCCAAATCTCCTCTTGTTATCATACGGAATTGATCACCACTATGCCGATTGTGAAGATTCCTGGAGCCACTCATGTTCCTTTTGCTCTGGAAAAAGCCGATGAAGCAGCTCAGGAGATCGTTAGGAAGGCCATTGGGGCGTATGCCCGCCGGGATCCCAACAAGGTTCATATACCTGATTATCGGGCAAAGATAATTGCCGGCTTTAGCGTGGAAGCCATTGCAGGCGCTTTGGGCAAGCTGGACCCCGTTCAACCTTTAAAGCCATTAGCGGATAATATTGTTAACGGCAATATCGTTGGTGTCGTGGCTACAGTAGGCTGTAATAATGTCAAGGTGACTCAGGATATCTTTCATGTGGAGATGGTCAAAGAACTTTTGAAGAACAATGTCCTTGTCGTGGCGACCGGCTGCTCCGCCCATGCTTTGGCTAAAGCAGGGATGATGAACTCCGAGGGGACCGAAAGATATGCCGGAAATACCCTCAAAGCTGTTCTCAGGGCCATTGGAGAGGCTGCTGGTCTTGGTGCTCCACTTCCCCCGGTGTTGCACATGGGGAGTTGTGTGGATAATTCCCGCATCGGTGATTTAGTCACAGCACTAGCTAATTATCTCGGTGTGGACTCGGCCGCTTTGCCTGTGGCAGCCAGCGCCCCTGAACCCCAGCATGAAAAGGCTCTCAGCATCGGGACTTGGGCTGTGGCCATGGGAATAACTACTCATTTGGGCGTTATACCTCCTGTCCTGGGCAGCAAGCAGGTGACAGAACTCCTCACTGTAGGTCTTACAGAAGTTATCGGTGGGAAATTCTATGTAGAAACAGAACCTCAAAAAGCTGCTCTGGGGCTTATTGAGGATATTCGGAAGAAACGGCAGGCATTGGGCTTGGATCAATAAGCCTTGGGGAGGAAAAACTTATGAACTATATCATCATCGGTAACAGTGCCGCTGGGCTTTTTGCTGCAGAAGGGCTGCGAAAGGTTGATTCTCAGGGGAAAATAACAGTCCTAACGGCAGATCACTATCCTCCCTACTCCCGGTGTCTGACCACTTATTACTTAGCCGGAGATATCAGAGAAGAACAGCTCTTTCTGCGTACGACCGAGGAACTGGCGCGATTGAATCTTAATACCCATTATAGGGTCAGGGTAACAGGACTTGATCCGGAGGGGCAAAGGGTTAGTACGGCTTCCGGTGAAGTCTTCGACTATGATCGATGTCTGATAGCCACCGGAGCTTCAGCAGTCAGCCTGGATATTGCCGGAGCCGCCTTGCCTGAAGTATTTACCCTGCGTCATCTGGAAAATGCCAAAGCTATCCAAAAGTTCATTAAAAAAGGACGAAAGGCTGTTATTATCGGAGGCGGATTAGTGAGTTTAAAATCAGCCTACGCCTTACGAAAGCAAGGGATGGAAGTCCATGTGATAGTTTCCTCAGGATATATCCTATCCCAAATGCTCAATTCATCGGCAGCTGAAAGGTTGGAGGAACATCTTAAAGATCATGGTATCCATATCAGCCTCAATTCGGATGTAGCTGCCATTAAAGGAAAAGAGCATGTAGAAGCGGTTGAACTTAAATGTGGCAGGATAATTGATACGAATTTAGTAATCATAGGCAAGGGAGTTCAGCCTAATGTTGAGCCATTTCTTAACTCAGGTCTTAAAATAAACCATGGTATCCTGGTCAACGAGTATTTGGAAACCAATCTCCCCCATGTGTACGCAGCAGGGGATGTGGCAGAAACCTGGGACTTTCTTCGGGAATGTCCACGTATCAATGCCGTTTGGCCTAATGCCACGGAACAGGGGAGAGTCGCTGCTTTGAATATGGCCGGTAGAAAAACCATCTATAAGGGTTCTATGGGGATGAATTCAGTGGATTTCTTCGGTTTAAGGATTATCTCAGGGGGAGTCATTACCCCCCTCGCGCATAAGAAGGACATTGAAAATGCTCTTCCTTGGAAAGTAACAGAAGGTCAGGAGAGCTGGTCGAAGCCTTTGGCAAAGGCATCTACCTATCAATCACTGATATGGAAAGGAAATTATCTGAAAGGCTATGTTCTAATCGGGTACCCCGAGCGGGCGGGGCTCCTTACAGCGATGATTCGGACTCAAGAGCCCCTTGCTCCGGAAGTGCAAAGGAATATTGAGGCGGGAAACAGGAAAATAGTGAAGCTTAAGTAACAAAAAGAGTGACATCTGAAGATTTCGGGTGTTGCTCTTTTTCTTACTTAGAAATGTCCTTCTTGCCAATAGCTGAGCATGCAAAAAGTGTCAGATATTCGTGAATAGACATAAGATGTAGAGATACGGTAGAAGGGAGAATGGCCTAATGTGGAAAGGTAAAAAAGTTTTAGTTACAGGTGCAGGTGGCTTTATCGGCAGCCATTTAACTGAGGCTTTAGTCAAAGCAGGAGCCGATGTTCGTGTATTTATACGTTATAATTCCCGTGATGGGCGAGGAAATCTGGAAGATCTGGAGCCTTCACTCCTTAATCAAATTGAAATCATTGCTGGGGATTTGCGTGATGCTGATGTGATCGATCGGGCTGTCAAAGGAAATGATGTGGTTTTTCACTTAGCGGCTTTAGTGGGTATTCCTTACTCCTATAAAAACCCACGTGAAGTGGTTGAGACTAATATTTTTGGTACCTTTAATATTCTTATAGCAGGGCGTGATCATGAGGTAAGCCGGGTTGTAAGTACCTCTACCAGTGAAGTGTATGGTTCCGCTCAATATGTACCCATTGATGAGAATCATCCTCTCCAAGGGCAGTCTCCCTATTCTGCCAGCAAGATCGGGGCGGATAAATTAGCGGAAAGCTTTTACGCTTCCTATAATCTTCCTGTGGCCACGATTCGTCCTTTTAACTGTTACGGGCCGAGACAATCAGCTCGGGCAATTATCCCCACGTTAATTACTCAGGCTCTGGCAAGTTCAGAGATTAAGCTTGGTAATCTTGAAGCCAAACGGGATTTTACCTTTGTATCCGATACCGTGGCAGGATTTATGGCGGCTGCTCTTTCGCCGAAGACAGTGGGTAAAGTTATTAATGTGGGCTCTGGTCAGGAAATCTCGATCGGTGAGCTTGCCCAAATTATCCTTGAAACAACCCAAAGCTCTGCTAAGCTGGTCATTGACCAGGAGAGGGTTCGTCCGAGCAAAAGTGAAGTCAACCGACTCTTAGCTGATAGCCGCTTAGCTAAAGAAATTATGGATTGGGAACCCCAGGTTTCCTTGACAGAAGGAATTCTAAAAACCATGGCCTGGATCGAAAAAAATCTGGATCGTTTTCAGATAGGAAAATACCAAATCTAGCAACGAAGAAGGGGATGCGATGCAAACCATAATATTAGCTGGCGGAAGAGGATCCCGGCTGGATCCTTATAGCCGGATTTTACCCAAACCCCTTTTTCCTATAGGGGATAAGCCCATAGCAGCTATCTTAATTGAGCAGCTTAAAAAAGCTGGAACAGATGAAGTAATTATGTGCTTAGGTTATCTTTCAGATCTATTAAAGACCTATTTTCAGGACGGCAGTGAATTCGGGCTGACTATTCGTTACTCAGTAGAGTCTGAGCCTTTAGGAACAGCAGGCCCGTTAAAAGGAGTCGAGGGTTTGCAGGATAATTTTGTAGTCGTCAATGGAGATGAGTTAACCACTTTGGATTTTCGTGCCCTCTATGAGCACCATAGGGCAGTACAGGCAGATATGACCGTTGCTGTCCAGAAAAAGACCACTCACTCTTCTTTTGGTGTTCTGGAAATTCAAGATGGCCAGGTTATTGCTTATGCGGAGAAGCCAACTCTTAATTACTGGGCTAGCATGGGAATCTATGTGATCAATAAAGATATCCTTTCTTATATCCCGGACAATGAAAAATATGACATGCCCAATTTGGTTCAGTGCCTTATCCAAAATGGAGCGAAGGTCAGCAGCTATGAGAGCCAGGATCTTTGGTTTGATATCGGAACCCTAGGCGATTTAGAAAAAGCCAAAGAGCAATTGGAGAAGTTTAAGTTCTAAAAAGAGCAGGAGTTCCTTTTTCTCAAAGGTATTGAGGATTACTTCGTTATGCTCAGCATACCAGAATTAAAATTATAAACATTTTTTTCCAAAAAAGGTAACCCATAAAGGACAAGAGCCATAAGATAGAGTGAAGTTAAATTAAGGAGGTGTAACATGGCTTTTTTAACGACGGGTTTGATCGATAATACTCCTGTTTTCGGAGTTCGGCCAAGTTCCTCCCTTTCTGTTTTGGTCACGAACAATGTTGATACTTTAGAATCGGTGCTGCTGAGAGGTTATTACCTGAGTGGTAACACGAAAATATTGTATGTGGAAGAGTTGTTCAACATTGGACCGGCAGAAGTTGTGTTAAGGAACTATTTCGCAGACTTTGACGGAATTGAGTTCCAATTCATTGTCAGTTCCCAGGGTGTCAATGCGACCCTATGGGGGAAAGATGCGGAGGGAAATTTGCAGACGGCGCATAGAGTCGTCGCTCAAGAACTAGATGAATTGGATATTTGAAAAAAGTAAGGAGATGTTGGGATGGCAGAGTTAACCACCGGTTTGATAGACAATTTTCCGGTTAATGGGGTGCGCCCCTCAGTATCGGTAGCCATTAGAATTACCAATGATGGTGATTCAGTAGAGATGGTTGAAATAATAGGCTATTATCTCAATGGCCTCTTCAAAGAGGTATATGTTTTAGAAGAGCTTAGCATTATTCCCGGTGAGGTTGTGCTTAGGGAGTATTTTGCTGATTTAGATGCCTTCGAATTTGTATTCTCCACAAGCTCCGAAACGGTAGTCATATCAGTTTGGGGTAAGGATGCTGAAGGAAATTTGGTGGATGCTCATCGGGTACTCCCGGCTGAGTTGGATTCACTGGAACCGGTAATAGGACCAACCGGAGCCACCGGTGCAACGGGAGCCACAGGAGACACAGGAGCCACAGGAGCCACCGGTGCAACGGGAGCCACAGGAGACACAGGAGCCACAGGAGCCACCGGTGCAACGGGAGCCACAGGAGACACAGGAGCCACAGGAGCCACCGGTGCAACGGGAGCCACAGGAGACACAGGAGCCACAGGAGCCACCGGTGCAACGGGAGCCACAGGAGACACAGGAGCCACAGGAGCCACCGGTGCAACGGGAGCAACGGGAGCCACGGGGGCCACCGGTGCAACGGGAGCAACGGGAGCCACGGGAGCCACCGGTGCAACCGGAGCAACGGGAGCCACGGGAGACACAGGGGCCACCGGCGCAACGGGAGCCACGGGAGATACAGGAGCAACGGGAGCCACGGGAGCCACCGGTGCAACCGGAGCAACGGGAGCCACGGGAGATACAGGAGCCACCGGTGCAACGGGAGCCACAGGAGATACAGGAGCCACCGGTGTAACGGGAGACACAGGAGCCACCGGTGCAACGGGAGCTACAGGAGACACAGGAGCCACCGGTGCAACGGGAGCCACGGGAGACACAGGAGCCACCGGTGCAACGGGAGCCACAGGAGACACAGGAGCCACCGGTGCAACGGGAGCTACAGGAGACACAGGAGCCACCGGTGCAACGGGAGCTACAGGAGACACAGGAGCCACCGGTGCAACGGGAGCCACAGGAGACACAG is a window encoding:
- a CDS encoding nucleotidyltransferase family protein, with product MQTIILAGGRGSRLDPYSRILPKPLFPIGDKPIAAILIEQLKKAGTDEVIMCLGYLSDLLKTYFQDGSEFGLTIRYSVESEPLGTAGPLKGVEGLQDNFVVVNGDELTTLDFRALYEHHRAVQADMTVAVQKKTTHSSFGVLEIQDGQVIAYAEKPTLNYWASMGIYVINKDILSYIPDNEKYDMPNLVQCLIQNGAKVSSYESQDLWFDIGTLGDLEKAKEQLEKFKF
- a CDS encoding exosporium glycoprotein BclB-related protein — translated: MAELTTGLIDNFPVNGVRPSVSVAIRITNDGDSVEMVEIIGYYLNGLFKEVYVLEELSIIPGEVVLREYFADLDAFEFVFSTSSETVVISVWGKDAEGNLVDAHRVLPAELDSLEPVIGPTGATGATGATGDTGATGATGATGATGDTGATGATGATGATGDTGATGATGATGATGDTGATGATGATGATGDTGATGATGATGATGATGATGATGATGATGATGATGATGATGDTGATGATGATGDTGATGATGATGATGATGATGDTGATGATGATGDTGATGVTGDTGATGATGATGDTGATGATGATGDTGATGATGATGDTGATGATGATGDTGATGATGATGDTGATGATGATGDTGDTGATGATGATGDTGATGATGATGATGATGETGATGATGGGAVIPFSSGDPLAVTTLAGGLVGLPGLIGFGSSAQALTVLGATIDLSGQTNYAFSMPRDGVITSLAAYLSATAALALLAPLTYTVQLYSSPSPDDVFSPVPGAVVDITITGPIAVGDTFNGIATGLSIPVTGQTRLLLVVSATGGGLVAGGTVAGYVSAGLGIE
- a CDS encoding SDR family NAD(P)-dependent oxidoreductase, producing MWKGKKVLVTGAGGFIGSHLTEALVKAGADVRVFIRYNSRDGRGNLEDLEPSLLNQIEIIAGDLRDADVIDRAVKGNDVVFHLAALVGIPYSYKNPREVVETNIFGTFNILIAGRDHEVSRVVSTSTSEVYGSAQYVPIDENHPLQGQSPYSASKIGADKLAESFYASYNLPVATIRPFNCYGPRQSARAIIPTLITQALASSEIKLGNLEAKRDFTFVSDTVAGFMAAALSPKTVGKVINVGSGQEISIGELAQIILETTQSSAKLVIDQERVRPSKSEVNRLLADSRLAKEIMDWEPQVSLTEGILKTMAWIEKNLDRFQIGKYQI